Proteins found in one Venturia canescens isolate UGA chromosome 8, ASM1945775v1, whole genome shotgun sequence genomic segment:
- the LOC122414954 gene encoding HEAT repeat-containing protein 6, which produces MEQVDMITETSPSAMFTLLSMEFLVLSNRRVVDKKFINAYFNKLNVLDYRSISIKDPHVVRLLLRQLCAAIRFSETELVKNYSQFVLNTIHAGGSIIGRTFCTCQKWFLEALEYTHSDVRNDILITLQALWSTGSFDINNQGFQRLLNEKGLLNQLACPGNHHWSETNFLALSCIEAILVNTENNTTVLSLEYKMTIQEVVLNNLSSFSYDTQDKLIYNKIVCCCLRILSNLSISASSMSQKPDCVGKILGIVKEFSFHGIEKYSTTKPQCLRPSAMNLPEVVNNRGNNRNKTRSKRQTTKKLSQGEKNKGNSNVCLDLPEAVCCKYSSDSETEILNPTEIEYKVRLEAVNLLNAAARNFPTQEMFGYWSQIVASGSKTSARVLARLLLKEPVAKVRRSILSTLSKLLVKAKHFLVHADDSENPSFITFFGTVGAMIRELHFVLSLVLSCERNATVLIHALKCTSVLVNSTPYARLKPGLASKLSRNSRPYLLHKDPTVQVSALSVFEALALVNPLTAEIVNILQKESKLPDNEGFLRGIQIGNSEDNEDDAEEEVDLEYADHSKEKAEIESEINNGLLREKGGLNFLIQVCLQYISNEAEKGPVRLHSLKLLGALASNLESLVFTHLEPVTTTLAKVTQDTDFQIAYHACRVIENLAGRLATLPSDNANVVAFWNTIFSKVTFLVQHPQSTLREVTCDCLGKIDTIFSQLPRERSVLVITILFGGIRDEDSGVRAAAVRALGMLVTIPALEEDTGFLMDLGDVVCLAIEDDNLGVRVKACWALANLCDCLIRRKNNKTIEPIPEKVLLPRLYTIAIKAAQDNCKVKCNAMRALGSVIRLSTDERIFNDVSAGLEILEKCALSEKDMKVRWNACRALGFVMSYKPDAVLPSFWRDQVFPTLCDLICNSPNFKVRTNAAWALGACDTYGKFCPSIWKSIVIALENSQHVPSLVEYPHRDVLVQQLCLTLCHVASRTNASDLQLVWNEVRDHVEDIARHIEHLHNSVLPEKANDLVEAKTHLQRLHHTTHSEDKLIVHCLIGLFEKSHFL; this is translated from the exons ATGGAACAAGTTGACATGATCACAGAAACAAGTCCATCGGCAATGTTTACTTTGCTCTCGATGGAGTTCTTAGTTTTGAGCAATAGAAGAGTCGTTGATAAGAAGTTCATTAATGCgtattttaataaattaaatGTCCTTGATTATCGATCTATTTCAATAAAGGATCCTCAC GTCGTACGTCTATTACTCCGTCAATTATGCGCTGCTATAAGATTTTCTGAAACTGAGTTGGTTAAAAATTATTCCCAATTCGTATTAAATACAATCCATGCTGGTGGAAGCATCATCGGAAGGACTTTTTGTACTTGTCAAAAATGGTTTCTAGAAGCGCTTGAATATACCCATTCTGATGTCAGAAATGATATTCTTATAACTCTCCAGGCTCTCTGGAGTACAGGATCATTTGACATTAATAACCAA GGTTTCCAAAGattattaaatgaaaaagGACTCTTGAACCAACTAGCTTGTCCTGGGAACCACCATTGGTCAGAAACGAATTTCTTGGCACTTTCGTGTATAGAGGCTATTCTTGTTAATACAGAGAACAATACTACTGTGTTATCATTGGAATACAAAATGACCATACAAGAAGTGGTCCTTAATAATTTGTCCTCTTTTTCATACGACACCCAAGATAAACTTATCTACAATAag ATAGTTTGTTGTTGCCTTCGAATATTATCTAACCTGTCAATTAGTGCATCCTCAATGTCTCAGAAACCTGATTGTGTTGGCAAAATTCTTGGAATAgtgaaagaattttcatttcatggCATCGAAAAATACTCAACGACAAAACCTCAGTGTTTAAGACCATCAGCAATGAATCTACCTGAAGTCGTTAACAATCGAGGAAATAACCGtaataaaacaagaagcaAAAGACAAACAACAAAGAAATTATcgcaaggagaaaaaaacaaaggaaatTCAAATGTGTGCCTTGATTTACCAGAAGCTGTTTGTTGCAAATATTCAAGTGATTCGGAGACAGAAATCTTAAATCCAACCGAAATAGAGTACAAGGTTCGATTGGAGGCGGTAAATTTATTAAACGCTGCTGCCCGGAATTTTCCGACTCAAGAAATGTTTGGTTATTGGTCTCAAATTGTAGCTAGCGGTTCAAAAACTAGTGCTCGGGTTCTCGCGAGATTGCTTCTCAAAGAGCCAGTAGCAAAAGTACGTCGGTCTATCCTTAGTACACTTTCAAAACTTCTTGTAAAAgcgaaacattttttagttCACGCGGATGATTCAGAAAATCCTTCCTTCATAACGTTTTTCGGCACTGTTGGAGCCATGATTCGTGAACTTCATTTCGTACTCTCTCTTGTCTTGAGTTGCGAACGAAACGCGACCGTTCTTATTCACGCTCTTAAGTGTACAAGCGTTCTCGTGAACAGTACACCTTATGCCAGATTAAAGCCTGGACTCGCGTCCAAACTCTCCAGAAATAGTAGACCTTACCTGCTTCACAAAg ATCCTACGGTGCAAGTCTCGGCTTTATCGGTCTTTGAAGCCTTGGCTCTGGTTAATCCACTCACAGCAGAGATTGTCAACATATTACAAAAAGAATCAAAACTCCCAGACAATGAAGGTTTTTTACGTGGAATTCAAATTGGAAATAGCGAAGACAACGAAGATGACGCGGAAGAAGAGGTAGATCTGGAATATGCAGATCATTCAAAAGAGAAAGCCGAAATCGAATCAGAGATAAATAACGGATTGTTGCGAGAAAAAGGCGGTCTCAATTTTTTGATACAAGTTTGTTTGCAGTACATTTCAAACGAA GCCGAGAAAGGTCCAGTACGTTTACACTCTCTTAAACTATTGGGTGCATTGGCTTCAAATTTGGAAAGTCTTGTGTTTACGCATTTGGAACCCGTAACAACTACGTTAGCAAAAGTCACTCAAGATacagattttcaaattgcgtATCATGCCTGtcgagtaattgaaaatcTAGCTGGTCGATTAGCAACTTTGCCTTCTGACAATGCTAATGTGGTGGCGTTTTGgaacaccattttttcaaaagttacCTTTCTCGTTCAGCACCCGCAATCTACTTTACGAGAAGTAACATGCGATTGTTTGGGAAAAatagacacaattttttcacaattgccT AGAGAAAGGAGTGTTCTTGTGATAACTATATTATTCGGAGGAATACGGGATGAAGATAGTGGAGTTCGTGCAGCAGCTGTGAGAGCTCTCGGGATGCTCGTGACTATACCAGCTCTTGAGGAGGATACCGGATTTTTGATGGACCTTGGTGACGTCGTGTGTCTAGCAATTGAGGATGACAATCTTGGTGTCCGAGTGAAAGCGTGCTGGGCACTAGCAAATCTTTGTGATTGTTTGATAAGACGAAAAAACAATAAGACAATAGAACCAATTCCAGAGAAAGTACTTTTGCCAAGACTTTATACCATTGCCATTAAAGCTGCCCAAGACAATTGTAAGGTTAAATGCAATGCAATGAGAGCTTTGGGGAGCGTCATACGATTATCCACCGAtgaacgaattttcaatgatgTCTCTGCAGGATTggaaatacttgaaaaatgtgCACTCTCAGAAAAAGATATGAAG GTGCGATGGAATGCTTGTCGCGCGTTGGGTTTCGTTATGAGTTACAAACCGGATGCGGTCCTTCCATCTTTCTGGAGG GATCAAGTTTTCCCAACTCTCTGCGATTTAATCTGTAATAGCCCAAATTTTAAAGTACGCACAAACGCTGCTTGGGCCCTCGGCGCCTGCGATACTTATGGCAAATTTTGCCCATCGATATGGAAAAGTATCGTAATTGCTCTTGAAAATTCACAACACGTTCCTAGTTTAGTCGAATATCCACATCGAGACGTTCTCGTCCAACAA CTTTGTCTAACACTTTGTCATGTAGCCTCGCGCACTAATGCGTCGGATTTACAGTTGGTGTGGAATGAAGTACGTGATCACGTTGAAGATATCGCAAGGCACATAGAGCACTTGCAT aatAGTGTTTTACCGGAAAAAGCGAACGATCTCGTTGAGGCAAAGACTCACCTCCAGAGGCTACACCATACCACTCATTCTGAAGATAAATTAATTGTTCATTGTTTGATcggtttatttgaaaaaagtcatttcctGTAA